The Chitinivorax tropicus genome includes a window with the following:
- a CDS encoding cytidine deaminase: MNQQQLIQEATQARQKAYAPYSRFLVGAAVLTHDGRVFHGCNVENASYGLCNCAERTALFSAIAAGCRPGDFKTIAVIGDTDGPIAPCGACRQVMIEMGTPAMEVVLTNLKQDVEITTAGALLPGAFYLDPNER, encoded by the coding sequence ATGAACCAACAACAACTGATCCAAGAAGCCACCCAAGCCCGCCAGAAAGCCTACGCCCCGTATTCACGCTTCCTGGTCGGGGCTGCTGTGCTGACACATGATGGCCGGGTCTTCCACGGCTGCAACGTTGAGAATGCATCCTATGGCCTGTGCAACTGTGCTGAGCGCACTGCCCTGTTCAGCGCTATTGCCGCAGGCTGCCGCCCTGGCGATTTCAAAACCATCGCGGTGATTGGTGATACTGACGGCCCGATTGCACCCTGCGGCGCATGCCGTCAGGTGATGATCGAAATGGGCACCCCCGCCATGGAAGTGGTATTGACCAATTTGAAGCAGGATGTCGAGATCACCACGGCAGGCGCGTTGCTGCCCGGCGCATTCTATCTGGACCCAAACGAACGCTAA
- a CDS encoding phosphopentomutase — protein sequence MRVIFLIMDSLGIGATPDAHRFGDQGANTLGHIAAWCAEGKADVGRQGPLRIPHLEQLGIGLACQAASGALPAGLSASPALIGAYAAAREQSSGKDTPSGHWELAGVPVLSDWGYFDKPTDTFPPALLDALVKRAGLPGYLGNCHASGTTILEELGEAHMATGKPIFYTSADSVFQIACHEDTFGLDRLYALCEIAREEVDRYNICRVIARPFVGQDAKHFKRTGNRHDLAVPPPAPTVLQKLAEAGGQVVSIGKIADIFAQVGITQTIKATGLDALWDATLAAMQQTPDHSIIMTNFVDFDQNYGHRRDVAGYANGLEYFDSRLPACLTSLREDDVLILSADHGCDPTWPGSDHTREHVPVLIHGKQIPTGSLGIRNTFADVGQSIAQWFDLAPFTDGHAMLMRSQTGHFQIA from the coding sequence ATGCGCGTCATTTTCCTGATCATGGATTCGCTAGGCATCGGCGCCACGCCAGATGCCCATCGCTTTGGCGATCAGGGGGCCAATACCTTGGGCCACATCGCGGCCTGGTGTGCGGAAGGCAAAGCCGATGTCGGTCGCCAAGGCCCATTGCGGATTCCCCATCTGGAGCAGCTGGGAATCGGCTTGGCCTGCCAAGCAGCCAGCGGGGCGTTACCTGCTGGCCTGTCTGCCAGCCCCGCCTTGATCGGTGCCTATGCGGCAGCCCGCGAGCAGTCATCCGGCAAAGACACCCCATCCGGGCACTGGGAGCTGGCCGGGGTGCCGGTGCTGTCGGACTGGGGTTATTTCGACAAACCCACCGACACCTTTCCACCCGCCCTGCTCGATGCCCTGGTAAAGCGGGCGGGTCTGCCCGGTTATCTGGGTAACTGCCACGCATCCGGCACCACTATTCTGGAGGAGCTGGGCGAGGCCCACATGGCCACCGGCAAGCCGATCTTCTACACCTCGGCGGATTCAGTGTTCCAGATCGCCTGCCATGAGGATACCTTCGGCCTGGATCGCCTCTATGCCTTATGTGAAATCGCCCGCGAAGAAGTCGATCGCTACAACATCTGCCGTGTGATCGCCCGCCCCTTTGTAGGGCAAGATGCCAAGCACTTCAAGCGCACAGGCAACCGACACGATCTGGCCGTGCCACCACCCGCGCCAACAGTGCTGCAGAAGCTGGCCGAGGCCGGTGGCCAAGTGGTTTCCATTGGCAAGATCGCTGACATCTTTGCCCAGGTCGGCATCACACAAACCATCAAAGCAACTGGTCTCGACGCGCTGTGGGACGCCACATTGGCCGCCATGCAACAAACACCGGATCACAGCATCATCATGACCAACTTCGTCGATTTCGACCAAAACTATGGCCACCGCCGGGATGTGGCAGGCTATGCCAACGGCCTGGAGTATTTCGACAGCCGCCTGCCCGCATGCCTAACCAGCCTGCGCGAAGACGATGTGCTGATCCTGTCTGCCGACCATGGCTGCGACCCAACCTGGCCGGGCTCTGATCATACTCGGGAACATGTGCCGGTCTTGATTCATGGCAAGCAGATCCCCACTGGCAGCCTGGGCATCCGCAACACCTTTGCCGATGTCGGGCAAAGCATTGCCCAATGGTTTGATCTTGCACCGTTCACCGATGGCCATGCCATGCTGATGCGCAGCCAAACCGGACATTTTCAAATCGCCTGA
- the deoA gene encoding thymidine phosphorylase: MFLPQEVIRKKRDGLALSDADIQAFVQGITAGQVTDSQIAALAMAVFFNDMTVPERVALTRAMRDSGQVLEWRSLNLPGPVVDKHSTGGVGDLTSLLLGPMVAACGGFVPMISGRGLGHTGGTLDKLDAIPGYNTAPDTDTFRRLVKEIGCVIIGQTAQLAPADKRVYAVRDVTATVESVAMITASILSKKLSAGLDALVMDVKAGSGAFMPTFEKSVELAESIVNVGNGAGMKTAALLTDMNQSLAPCAGNAIEIRCTIDYLTGKHRPARLHEVTMALSAKMLVMTGLATDNVEAHAKLQQALDSGEAAERFARMVANLGGPSDLLEAPDRHLAQAAVTVPVKAPATGFIHRVNCRGLGLAVVGLGGGRHRAEDGIDYSVGLTDLAELGQAVEAGQTIALVHARDAQSAALAVDEVLAAYQVAETAPALPAPVYREIS; this comes from the coding sequence ATGTTTCTGCCACAGGAAGTCATTCGTAAAAAGCGTGATGGTCTTGCTCTCAGCGATGCCGATATCCAGGCATTTGTCCAGGGCATCACGGCAGGGCAAGTCACCGACAGTCAGATCGCCGCATTGGCCATGGCGGTGTTTTTCAACGATATGACCGTGCCGGAACGCGTAGCGCTGACCCGAGCCATGCGTGATTCCGGCCAAGTGCTGGAATGGCGTTCGTTGAATCTCCCCGGCCCAGTGGTGGACAAACACTCCACCGGTGGCGTCGGTGATCTGACCTCCTTGTTACTAGGCCCAATGGTGGCGGCATGCGGTGGCTTTGTGCCCATGATCTCCGGGCGCGGGCTGGGGCATACCGGCGGCACCCTCGACAAGCTGGACGCCATCCCAGGCTATAACACCGCACCTGACACCGACACTTTCCGCCGGCTGGTGAAGGAGATCGGTTGTGTCATCATCGGCCAGACCGCACAACTGGCGCCAGCGGACAAGCGCGTCTATGCAGTGCGGGATGTGACCGCCACCGTCGAATCCGTCGCCATGATCACTGCCTCGATCCTCTCCAAGAAGCTCTCCGCCGGGCTGGATGCGCTGGTGATGGATGTCAAGGCAGGCTCGGGCGCCTTCATGCCTACTTTCGAAAAATCTGTCGAGCTGGCAGAAAGCATTGTCAACGTGGGCAACGGCGCTGGCATGAAGACCGCCGCCCTGCTCACCGACATGAACCAATCCCTGGCCCCATGTGCGGGCAACGCCATCGAAATCCGCTGCACCATCGATTACCTGACCGGCAAGCACCGCCCAGCCCGCCTGCATGAGGTGACCATGGCGCTGTCCGCCAAGATGCTGGTGATGACCGGCCTGGCAACAGACAACGTCGAAGCGCATGCCAAGCTGCAACAAGCGTTGGATTCAGGAGAGGCAGCAGAACGTTTTGCACGCATGGTGGCCAATCTGGGCGGCCCGAGCGACCTGTTGGAAGCGCCGGATCGGCACCTGGCACAGGCCGCCGTGACCGTACCGGTCAAAGCGCCTGCCACAGGCTTCATCCATCGTGTCAACTGCCGAGGGTTGGGTTTGGCGGTCGTCGGGCTGGGTGGTGGCCGACACCGCGCGGAAGATGGCATCGACTATTCGGTTGGTTTGACGGATCTGGCAGAGCTGGGGCAAGCAGTCGAAGCCGGGCAGACGATTGCCTTGGTGCATGCCCGCGACGCGCAGTCCGCCGCACTGGCCGTGGACGAAGTGCTGGCTGCATACCAAGTTGCGGAAACGGCACCGGCCCTACCCGCCCCGGTGTATCGTGAAATCAGCTGA
- the deoC gene encoding deoxyribose-phosphate aldolase produces the protein MSELTSNQLTEAALRALHLMDLTSLNDSDTDESIRRFVATAQTPVGTPAALCVFPRFLGTTKASLAEQGLNLPVAVVTNFPAGGTDIAQAVAETQAAIAAGADEIDVVFPYRALMAGDAEIGRQLVEQCRAVMADKVLKVIIESGELQAPALIRQASEIAIGAGAHFIKTSTGKVPVNATLDAAEIMLQVIRDSGRPVGFKAAGGVRSAADAAAYLALADRIMGLGWVSPATFRFGASSLLGSLLNTLGHQPAASGGGQY, from the coding sequence ATGAGTGAACTCACCTCCAATCAATTGACAGAAGCAGCGCTACGGGCGCTGCATCTGATGGATCTGACGTCGCTGAACGACAGCGACACCGATGAATCCATCCGTCGGTTTGTAGCCACGGCCCAAACACCCGTCGGCACGCCAGCCGCCCTGTGCGTGTTTCCGCGCTTTCTGGGCACCACCAAGGCCAGCTTGGCCGAGCAGGGATTGAACCTACCGGTTGCCGTGGTGACCAACTTTCCAGCAGGGGGCACCGACATCGCACAGGCAGTTGCGGAAACCCAGGCGGCGATTGCAGCTGGTGCCGATGAAATCGATGTGGTCTTCCCATACCGTGCGCTGATGGCGGGCGATGCCGAGATCGGTCGTCAGCTGGTTGAGCAATGTCGGGCGGTGATGGCCGACAAGGTGCTGAAGGTGATCATCGAAAGCGGTGAGCTGCAAGCACCTGCATTGATTCGTCAAGCCAGCGAGATTGCCATCGGGGCCGGGGCGCATTTCATCAAGACCTCAACCGGCAAGGTACCTGTCAACGCCACGCTGGACGCCGCAGAAATCATGCTGCAAGTGATTCGTGACAGTGGCAGGCCGGTCGGCTTCAAAGCCGCAGGGGGCGTGCGCTCCGCTGCGGATGCTGCGGCCTACCTTGCCCTGGCCGACCGCATCATGGGGTTGGGCTGGGTCAGCCCCGCCACCTTCCGTTTTGGCGCATCCAGCTTGCTTGGAAGCCTGCTGAATACGCTGGGGCATCAGCCAGCGGCCAGTGGTGGTGGCCAATATTAA
- a CDS encoding NupC/NupG family nucleoside CNT transporter → MDIARSLVGVAVLLLLAFAISNNRKAIRARVVFAALAVQFAIGALVLFVPMGKDALATAANAVNHVLEYGNHGISFLFAGLVDKKMFEVFGNNGFVFGLRVLPMIIFVTAFISVLYYMGVMRWIVTGLGVLFQKLLGVSRIESFSAVTTIFLGQSEMPAVVKPFVRQMNGPELFAVMSSGMAAVAGSVLAGYAGLGVKMEYLIAASFMAVPGGLLFAKIICPSVEPSQVVIDQVSFDETRPANAIEAAASGAVVGLKIAVNVGAMLIAFIGLIAVLNGIVGGIAGYLGFTGINLESLMGYAFSPLAWLIGVPWEQATIAGNFIGQKMILNEFVAYVSLSPYLKDAAEVTAAGLTALDPRTLGILSFALCGFANFSSIAILTGGFSVVAPERRSEVARYGLRVVAAGTLSNLMSATIAGLFLSMH, encoded by the coding sequence ATGGATATCGCCCGTAGTCTGGTGGGCGTTGCAGTCTTGTTGCTGCTCGCTTTCGCCATTTCAAACAACCGCAAGGCCATCCGCGCCCGTGTAGTCTTTGCCGCCCTGGCTGTGCAATTTGCCATTGGCGCCCTGGTGCTGTTCGTGCCGATGGGCAAGGATGCGCTGGCAACTGCCGCCAACGCGGTAAATCACGTGCTGGAATACGGTAACCACGGTATTTCCTTCCTGTTCGCCGGCCTGGTGGATAAGAAGATGTTTGAAGTCTTTGGCAACAACGGTTTTGTCTTTGGGCTCCGCGTGCTGCCGATGATCATCTTCGTCACCGCCTTCATCTCTGTGTTGTACTACATGGGCGTGATGCGCTGGATCGTGACCGGCCTGGGCGTTCTGTTCCAAAAATTGCTGGGCGTCAGCCGGATCGAATCATTCTCCGCCGTGACCACCATCTTCCTGGGGCAAAGTGAAATGCCCGCCGTGGTGAAGCCTTTTGTCCGTCAGATGAATGGCCCGGAGCTGTTTGCCGTCATGTCCAGCGGGATGGCGGCTGTTGCCGGGTCGGTGCTGGCAGGTTACGCCGGGCTGGGTGTCAAGATGGAATACCTGATTGCAGCGTCGTTCATGGCCGTGCCGGGCGGCTTGTTGTTTGCCAAGATCATCTGCCCCTCGGTCGAGCCCAGCCAAGTGGTGATCGATCAGGTCAGCTTTGACGAAACCCGCCCTGCCAACGCCATCGAAGCCGCCGCTTCAGGCGCGGTCGTCGGCTTGAAGATCGCTGTCAATGTCGGCGCCATGCTGATTGCCTTCATTGGCCTCATCGCCGTGCTGAATGGCATCGTAGGGGGCATTGCCGGGTATCTCGGCTTTACCGGCATCAATCTGGAAAGCCTGATGGGCTATGCGTTCTCGCCCTTGGCCTGGTTGATCGGAGTGCCATGGGAGCAAGCCACCATTGCCGGCAACTTCATCGGCCAGAAGATGATTCTGAACGAATTCGTTGCCTATGTGAGCTTGTCGCCGTATCTGAAAGATGCGGCAGAGGTCACCGCTGCCGGTCTGACGGCACTGGACCCTCGCACATTGGGCATTCTGTCGTTTGCCCTGTGTGGTTTTGCTAATTTCTCATCCATTGCCATTCTGACCGGTGGTTTCAGCGTGGTCGCGCCTGAGCGTCGTTCTGAGGTTGCCCGTTATGGCCTGCGTGTCGTTGCCGCTGGCACCCTGTCGAACCTGATGAGCGCCACCATTGCTGGTCTGTTCCTGTCCATGCACTGA
- a CDS encoding tryptophan 7-halogenase — MLRTDVLILGAGPAGATAALNLAGTCDVLMVERLATPTPRIGESLPSAASRLLANMGLWEDFQCQGYAPSDGNRSAWNGIATEQGFLHTPNGHGWHLERAKFERWLRQHALDRGAALLTTSIMTGVTAHPDGWTVQLNTAAGACRAQARILIDASGRSANLARKLGARQQKQDKLVCGWLYGRDPHPTADTRSLIESTAAGWWYTASLPDQQRVLAFHTDSDLPAARAMRTSSWLKQQAMRLETVGSLLKSSGFTSQDEIKLTAAHSAILTPGAGPRWFAVGDAALSFNPLSSQGLFNALYTGLAAANATHRMLQGDPTALADYQRELTNIANRYQRHLDFWYGEEQRWAGSLFWQRRQTRYTHALVQPDWDRSLLAH, encoded by the coding sequence ATGCTGAGGACCGATGTTCTGATACTGGGCGCCGGCCCAGCGGGGGCGACTGCCGCTTTGAATCTGGCAGGCACGTGTGATGTGCTGATGGTGGAGCGTCTGGCCACCCCCACCCCACGCATTGGCGAATCGCTGCCATCGGCAGCATCCCGCCTGTTGGCCAATATGGGTCTGTGGGAGGATTTTCAGTGCCAGGGCTATGCACCGAGTGATGGCAACCGGTCGGCCTGGAATGGCATCGCTACTGAGCAAGGCTTCCTGCATACACCGAACGGCCATGGTTGGCACCTGGAACGCGCGAAATTCGAGCGCTGGTTGCGACAGCATGCGCTCGATCGTGGGGCTGCATTGTTGACAACCAGCATCATGACAGGTGTCACAGCCCACCCGGATGGGTGGACAGTCCAGCTCAATACTGCAGCGGGGGCATGCCGGGCACAGGCTCGTATCTTGATCGATGCCAGTGGCCGCTCTGCAAACTTGGCGCGTAAGCTGGGGGCTCGCCAGCAGAAACAGGACAAGCTGGTCTGTGGATGGCTGTATGGGCGAGACCCCCACCCAACAGCCGACACCCGGTCCCTTATCGAATCCACCGCCGCAGGCTGGTGGTACACCGCATCACTGCCTGATCAACAGCGGGTATTGGCGTTTCATACAGACAGCGACCTGCCCGCTGCACGGGCCATGCGCACCAGCAGCTGGCTGAAGCAGCAGGCCATGCGCCTGGAGACCGTGGGCTCGCTTCTCAAAAGCAGCGGCTTCACCAGTCAAGATGAGATCAAACTGACAGCAGCACATTCCGCCATCCTCACCCCGGGTGCCGGGCCACGTTGGTTTGCAGTGGGTGACGCGGCGCTCAGTTTCAACCCCCTCTCATCACAGGGGCTGTTCAACGCTTTATACACCGGGCTGGCCGCCGCCAACGCCACCCATCGCATGTTGCAAGGCGACCCGACTGCACTGGCTGACTATCAACGTGAGCTGACCAATATCGCCAATCGATACCAACGGCATCTGGATTTCTGGTATGGCGAAGAACAACGCTGGGCGGGCTCGCTGTTCTGGCAGCGCCGCCAGACGCGCTATACACATGCACTGGTCCAGCCCGACTGGGATCGCAGCCTGCTGGCCCATTGA